A window of Acidobacteriota bacterium contains these coding sequences:
- a CDS encoding MerR family DNA-binding protein, producing MQARTAQDLGFTLEEVHDLLEMRSARGIDRDQIRLMAQQKIDSVKDKIRQLQSIRRALDALVVSCACATDDVECPILEALEDEENST from the coding sequence GTGCAGGCTCGTACTGCCCAGGATCTCGGCTTTACTCTCGAGGAAGTTCACGATCTTCTGGAAATGCGATCCGCACGCGGAATCGATCGCGATCAGATCCGTCTGATGGCGCAACAGAAGATCGACAGCGTCAAGGATAAGATCCGGCAGCTCCAGTCGATCCGAAGAGCGCTGGATGCTCTGGTCGTTTCCTGCGCCTGCGCCACCGACGATGTTGAATGTCCGATCCTCGAAGCTCTCGAAGATGAGGAGAACTCTACGTGA